In Candidatus Manganitrophus morganii, the genomic window CGCGGCGCAGGGCGCCTTCCATGGGAGGACGCTTGCCACGGTGACCGCCACCGGGCAGGAAAAATATCAGAAAGGGTTCGATCCGCTCCTCCCCGGCTTTCGGCATGTCCCCTACGGAGATCCGGAGGCGATGGAGAAGGCGATCACGCCGCAAACCGCCGCCATCCTCCTCGAACCGATCCAGGGAGAGGGGGGGGTTCGGGTCCCCCCGAAAGGCTATTTGACGAAAGTCCGAGAGATCTGCGACCGGCACCGCCTTCTACTGATCCTCGATGAAGTCCAGACCGGCATCGGACGGACCGGACGGCTCTTTGCCTATGAATACGAAGGGATCGTCCCCGACATCATGACCCTGGCGAAAGGTCTCGGCGGGGGGGTTCCGATCGGGGCGATGCTCGCCGGCGCGGAGGTCGCCGCGTCATTCACCCCCGGAAGCCACGCCTCGACCTTCGGTGGAAACCCATTGGTCTGCGCCGCGGGGGTCGCCGTGATCAAACAGGTGGCGCAGGGGGCCTTTCTCAAAGGGGTCCGCGACAAAGGGGCTTATCTAATGAAGAAGCTCACCCAGCTTCAGCGGAAGACGTCGGTCATCAAAGAAGTCCGGGGCGTGGGGCTGATCGTCGCCATCGATCTGACGATTCCGGCCATCGATGTCATCAACAAAGCGATGGCGCAAGGGCTTCTCCTCAACAGAACCTCCGATCAGACCCTCCGGTTCGTTCCCCCCTTGACCATTCGCCGGACCGAGATCGATCGGATGATTGCTTTGCTGACCGACATTCTCACGGAGCTTTCCCATGCCGAAGCGTGATCTCTTAAGCCTTGCCTCCCTCTCGGTGGAGCAGATCGAGTGGCTCCTCCGACGGGCGCAGTATTATAAAAATCGCTCGCGCGCGTCGAAGGAATCGCTCCCTTTGGTGGGGCGGTCGGTCGGACTTCTCTTTGAGAAATCCTCGACGCGGACACGCGTCTCCTTCGAAGTCGCGGTCACGCGGCTCGGGGGGCACCCGATTTTCCTCTCGTTCGACGATATTCAGATCAAACGGGGCGAGACGATCGGCGATACGGCGCGGGTTCTCTCCGGCTATCTCGACGGCTTGGTCATCCGGACCTATGAGCAGGAGAAGCTCGAAGATTGGGCCCGAAACGCGTCGATCCCGGTCATCAACGGTCTGACCGATCTTCACCACCCCTGCCAGATCCTCTCCGACCTCCTCACCATCCTTGAAAAGCGGGGGAAGTTGAAAGGACTCAAGCTCGCCTACATCGGCGACGGCAACAACATCGCCCACTCCTTGATGGAAGGCGGGGCGAAGGTGGGAATGAAGGTCGTGATTGCTTGCCCGAAAAAGTTCCTGCCGCATCGTAACATCGTGAAGGAAACAGAGGAGGTCGCTCGAAAGAACGGCGGGAACGTTGAGGTCATTCATGATCCGGTAAAAGCCGCCGAGGGAGCCGACATTCTCTACACCGACGTGTGGGTATCGATGGGCCAGGAAAAGGAAAAACAGGCGCGGGTCAGAACGTTCAAGCCATACCAGATCAACCAGAAACTGGTGGCCCAGGCAAAGCCCGACGTCCTGGTGATGCATTGTCTCCCCGCCCATCGCGGAGAAGAGATCACCGCCGAGGTGATGGAAGGGCCGCACTCGGTCATCTTCGATCAGGCCGACAACCGCCTCCCGATGCAGGAGGCGATTTTAGAGCGGTGGGTCGGATAATAGAAGTTGAGTGATTCGTTTTAGGAAAGGGACGATGGAGAAGAAAATAAAGAAAGTCGTGCTGGCTTACTCGGGAGGGCTGGATACCTCCGTCATCATCCGGTGGTTGATCGAGCGGTATCAGTGTGAGGTGATCGCCTTCTGCGCCGATGTCGGCCAGGGGGAAGAGCTCGCCGCCGTCGCCGAGAAGGCAAAGAAAACCGGGGCGAGCAAGGTCGTCATCACCGATCTGAAGGAGATCTTCGCAAAGGAATATCTCTTCCCGATGCTCCGGGCCAACGCCGTTTATGAGGGATCGTATCTCCTCGGAACTTCCATTGCCCGCCCGCTGATCGCCAAGGGACAGATGGAGGTCGCCAAGAAAGAAAAAGCCGATGCGGTCTCCCACGGCGCGACCGGAAAAGGGAACGACCAGGTTCGCTTTGAGCTGACCTACCTTTCGATCGACCCTTCGATCCAGATCATCGCCCCCTGGCGCGACTGGGAATTCAAATCGCGCTCGGAGCTGATCGCCTACTCTCATCAACATGGGATTCCGGTGACGGCGACGCTGGAGAAGCCCTACAGCATCGATCGCAACCTCTTCCATGTCAGCTACGAAGGGGGGATTTTGGAAGATCCTTGGGCGGAGCCGCCGGAGTCGATGTTTACCTTCACGACCTCACCTCGGAAGGCGCCGGATGAACCGCACTATCTTGAAATCGGGTTCGTCGACGGCAATCCGGTCAGCATCGACGGGAAGAAATACTCCCCCGCCAAGTTGATCGGCGAGCTGAACCGGATCGGCGGCGAACATGGCGTGGGGCGGGTCGATCTGGTTGAGAATAGATATGTCGGAATCAAATCGCGCGGGGTTTATGAGACCCCCGGCGGGACCCTTCTTCACGCGGCGCATCGGGCGATCGAATCGCTCACCCTCGACCGGGAAGTGCTTCATCTGCGCGACAGCCTCATCCCGCAGTATGCCCGGCTGGTCTACTACGGCTACTGGTTCTCCCCGGAGCGGGAACTCCTCCAGCGTCTGATCGACGGGGCGCAGGAAGGGGTCACCGGGACGGCGCGCCTGAAGCTGTATAAAGGAAGCGTGACGGTCGCCGGCCGGAAATCGCCCCGCTCTCTCTACCGCCAGGAGATCTCGACGTTCGAGAAAGACACCGTCTACATTCCTAAAGACGCCGAAGGCTTCATCCGCCTCAACGCCCTCCGGCTGAAGCTGATGGCGATGGGTCGAAAAGGATCGAAAAACCCGCATGGCAAGAAAAAGTAAAAAAAAGGGAACCGAGAAACCGCGGAGCAAAAAACCGTCCGGTTCCGACGCCTCCCCCCTCTCGCCTCCCGCCTCCCCTGCTTTTACAAAGGCCTGGGAAGGGCGGTTTACCGAGGCGACCGATCCGGAGGTGGAGCGGTTTACCTCGTCGTTCTCGTTCGACCGGCGTCTCTACCGGTATGACATTCAGGGGAGCATCGCCCATACGGAAGCGCTCGGCCGGGCCGGGCTGCTCACCGAGGGGGAGCGGGACACCCTGATTCGCGGCCTTAAAGAAATCGAAGCGGAGATCGCGGCGGAGGGGGATCGACTCCAGGCGGCCGCGGCCGATGAAGATATCCATATGCACATCGAGCGGCGGCTGGTGGAAAAGGTCGGCGAGGTCGGGGGGAAACTTCACACCGGCCGGAGCCGAAACGATCAAATCGCGCTCGACCTTCGTCTCTATCTTCGGGAGGAGACCCGAACGCTGCTCGAATTGATCCGGTCCGTTCAACGCGCCCTGGTCGCACAGGCCGAGTCCCACATCGGCACGGTCCTCCCCGGCTACACCCACTTGCAGCGGGCCCAGCCGATTTCGCTGGCGCACCAACTGCTTGCCTATTATGAGATGTTGGAGCGGGACCGGGGCCGGTTGATCGACTGTCTGAAGCGGATCGACCAGATGCCGCTCGGCGCCGGGGCCCTCGCCGGGAACAGCTTCGGGATCAATCGGGAGGTCGTTGCGCGTGCGCTCGGCTTCTCCGAGGTCACCGCCAACAGCCTCGATACGGTCAGTGATCGCGATTTCATCGTGGAATTTCTCTCGGCGGCGTCGATCTTAATGATGCACCTCTCCCGATGGGCGGAAGATTGGATCCTCTGGGCCTCTTCCGAATTCCGATTTATCGATCTCCCCGACCGGTTCTGCACCGGAAGCAGCATGATGCCGCAGAAGAAAAATCCCGACGTGCTGGAACTGATTCGGGGGAAGACCGGGCGGGTGTATGGGTCGCTCCTGGCCCTGCTGACCCTCCTCAAGGGGCTTCCGCTTTCTTACAATCGGGACCTTCAGGAAGACAAAGAGCCGCTCTTTAACACGGTCGACACGGTTAAAAGCGCCGTCCGGCTGCTGGCCGACTTGGTCCGGCAGGTCTCTTTCAGAAAAGAGCGGATGCTGGAGGCGACCCAGGAGGGTTTTCTCCTCGCCACCGATCTCGCCGATTACCTCGTTCCGAAGGGGCTCCCCTTCCGGCAGGCGCACAAGGTCGCCGGGAAGATCGTCCGCCAGAGCCTGGAAGAGGGCAGGCCGATGGAAGGGTGGACCCTGGCCGAGCTTCAGACTTTTTCTCCCCTCTTCGCGGGGGATGTTTTCGAATGTTTTTCGTTGACCGGCTCTTTGCAACGAAAGGGAGGGGTCGGCGGGACCGCTCCTCAATCGATCGAAGCCGAAATCCGAAAGATAAAACGAAAGCTGAAAGGGTAACAAAAACCCGGTAAAACTCCCGAAAAAGAGGAATTGAACCGTGATTCGAAAGCCGTTATACTACATTTTGGTCTTTTTTTTATGCTTTCTATTTCTATCGGCTTGTGGTAGAAAGGGGAATCCCGTTGCGCCGGATGAAGAACCCGGCCAAGATCGATCGACCCCTAAGAACAACCCGGAATCCAGCCCCTCATAATCCACCTGTGTTTTACTGAAGCGAGACGCAAGGAGGTACCATGCAGTTGATACAGCTCGGAAAAGCCGCGAATAAAAGGCCGGTTGCGAAGCAGCGGAAGAAGATTTTATTTATCGAACCCTATCCGGAAAACAACATCTATCGAATGGCCCCCAGAGAGCGCCAGGTCCTCTGGTTTCCGAAGCTGAGCCTCCCGAGTCTGGCCGCCTATACCCCCTCCCATTGGGACATTCAAATCGTCGACGAGAGCGTCGAGGTCATCGATTATAATGTCCAGGTCGATCTGGTCGGTATCTCGGCGATGACCTGTTATGCCCCGCGCGCGTATGAGATTGCCAAGCGCTTCCGCGCCAAGGGAATCACCGTCGTCCTCGGAGGGGTGCATCCAAGTTATATGCCGGAGGAAGCGGCCCGATATGCCGACAGCGTCGTCATCGGCGAGGCCGAGGATCTCTGGCCGAAACTCCTTCAAGACTTCGAGGAGGGAAAGCTTCAAAAGTTTTATCGAATGGAAAGTTTTCCGGCGATGGAAGGGTATCGCCAAACCCGGCTGGAGTTGCTAAAACAAGACGCCTACATGACCGGCCAGTGCTTGATGACGACCCGCGGCTGCCACTTTGAATGCGAATTCTGCTCGGTTTCTCCCTTCAACGGGAAAACCACCCGCCGGCGGCCGGTTCCCGAAGTGATTGCAGAGATGCAGCGTGTCAAAGAATGGCGGCAGAGCAAGATCGTCGACAAAATGCTGAAGGGACCGATCTTCGAGCGTTTTAAAACCTCGATCCGATTCTACTCCGGGATTGAAGACGGAACTTTCTTCGCCTTCGTCGATGATCTCCATAATTCGAACCGGACGTACTGCAAGGAGCTCTGGACGGCGCTGAAGGCGCTCGATATCAAGTGGGGGGCGCAGTGCACCCTCTTTCTGGGGGATGAGCCCGACATGGTGAAGCTCGCCGCCGATTCGGGTTGTGTGGCCATGTTCGTTGGGATGGAGTCGATCTTCGCGGAGAGCATCGACGAGACGAACAAGCCGTTCAACCGGGTCGAGCAGTACGAGCGGCAGATCAAATGTTTCCATGATAACGGGATCATGCTCAATCCGGGGGTGATCTTCGGATTCGACCATGACGATGATACGGTCTTCGAGAAAACGGTCGACTTCCTGATCCAAAACAACATGGAGCTTGCTTACTTTAATATTCTGACGCCGCTTCCGGGAACCCCGCTCTTCGACCGGATGAAGGCCGAGGGGAGAATCCTTCACAACGAGTGGGAAAAATACGACGGGAAACATGTTGTCTTCAAACCGAAACGGATGTCGATAGAGACCCTTCAAGAAGGGTTTTATTGGGCCAATCATCGGTTCTACTCGCATGACTCGATCATGCGGCGTCTCTTCTACACCAACCAGCGGCTGCTCGCGCGATGGATGATGAACATGGCCTTCCGGAGCATCATCAAGCGGACATCCCCGAAGGGAAGCATCTCCCCCCTCTCTCAGGTGATCCAGAACCTGCAAACCAGACTGCCGAGCGTTGAGACCGAGAACCTGATCCCCAACGCCTTAAACTCGCTGCGGGAAAAGGTCCAGGAGGTTTCCGGACAGGTCTCCGGCCGGATCGACCGCTTCCTCCAGATCCGGGCTCAGAAAACGGAGACGCTCCGCGAGCTTCGGGTCAACCTGGAAGGGACGCTCGATCGGTTGAATGCAAAGGAGCTGAAGAAGCGAATCCTTCAGGCGACGGAGCGGGCGAAGGTCGATATCGTTCTCAATTTCGAACACCTGCAACATGCGACGCCGGCCGCCTTTTCGACCCTGGCCGATCCCCAGTTTCTTACGAAGATCGCCGCCGCCGCCAATGTGAAGTTCATGAACCTGAAAAAGTCGTTCCAGCAGTCGGCCGACCCGGCGCTGCTTGCGTTGGACATGGAAATGTAGGGCAGCCCCTACAAACAGATCAATTTTTAGGATTGAATCATGCACGATTTTCGTTTCAAGAAGGGAAAACTCTACTGCGAAGATGTTTCGATCGAGGCGCTGGCCGAGAAGGTCGGCACCCCGCTCTACGTCTACAGCCACAACACGTTGCGCCGGCACTTCCTCGCGTATCAGAAGGCCTTTGCCAAGGTTCCGCACTTAATCGCCTTTGCAATGAAAGCCAACGCCAACCTCGCCATCCTTCGCCTCTTCGCCAAAGAAGGGGGCGGGATCGATATCGTCTCGGAAGGGGAGCTTCACCGGGCCCTGGCCGCCGGGGTCGATCCGAAAAAGATGGTCTTCGCCGGGGTCGGCAAAACCCGCAAGGAGATGGCGGCCGCGCTACGCGCCGGAATCTTGATGTTCAATGTCGAATCGGCACAAGAGCTGACCGCTCTGGACGAAGTCGCCAAATCCTTGGGAACCAAGGCGCCGGTCGCGCTTCGGGTCAATCCCGACATTAATCCGAAGACCCACCCCTATATCTCCACCGGGTTGAAGAAGAGCAAGTTCGGGATCGAGATCACCCGGGCGGTCGAGCAGTATCAGCTCGCTTCGCGTCTTTCGAATATCGAGGTGGTCGGAATCCATTCCCACATCGGCTCGCAGCTGACGCAGATCAAACCGTTCGTCGATGCCCTTAAGCGGATTTCAAAATTAATCGAAGAGCTGCGTGGGCGCGGCATGGAGATCAAATACTGGGATATCGGCGGCGGGCTCGGAATCACCTACGATGCCGAAAAGCCCCCCCTCCCGAAGGAGCTCGCCGCGGCGATCCTTCCCCTGCTGAAAGAGAGCGGCTGCACCATTATTTTGGAACCGGGCCGCTCACTGGTCGGGAATGCCGGGGCGCTGATCACCCGGGTGATTTATACGAAAGAGGGGGAGACCAAAAACTTTGTCATTGTCGATGCCGGAATGAACGACCTGATTCGTCCGAGCCTCTATGAGGCCTATCATGAGATCGTGCCGGTGGTCAAAAAGAAGCGGCGGAACGCAACCGTCGACGTGGTCGGGCCCATCTGCGAGTCGGGCGACTTTCTGGCGCAGGAGAGAACCCTCCCGCAGGTCGCGCCGGAGGAGCTCCTGGCGGTCTTGAGCGCGGGGGCGTACGGCTTCTCGATGGCGTCGAATTACAACGCCCGGCCCCGATCGGCCGAGGTCCTTGTACACGGCGACAAATATGCTACAATACGCGAACGCGAAAGCATGGACGATTTGATCCGCGGCGAGCGGATCCCGGAGTTTTTAGATTTTGGGTAGTCATAACAATCCCTCCCACCCCTCGGAAGGGACTCTTCCCCTGGAAAGCAGGACCGCAACCACACGGAAACCCCGCAAGCAGGGGAGAGGTTTTTTCCTCACTCTCCTTATTGTGAGCGCGGTGGTGATCGTTTTTATGACCGTGTTGGCGGTCAAGGGACGTGAAATTCATAATTTCACGTTTAAGAAGTTTGTCATCAATAAGGCGCTGGTGGCGCTGCTCCCCTCGGAGTATACGCTGGAAGAGGCCGAGCAGGTTCGCGAAACGGTCTACCGGTTTTATGACAATGCCAAGGCCGAGCAGATCAGCGACGCCGATCTGCTGGAAGTCAGCAACCGGATCCAGGCGATCATGACCGACGACAAAATCACGGACGAAGAAGCGAAGGGGTTGTTGGCGCTCATCGGGGAGAAGAAGGCCAAACCGGGTTCCACCGATTAAACGTAGGGGCGAATCTTGTATTCGCCCCCTGGGCAATCACAAAGGTCGCCCCTACAAATATAGAGACACAAATCAATGAAACCGATTCCTTTCTGGAAAATCAGCGGCAGCGGGAACGACTTTATCGTGATCGATCACCGGACCCCCTTGATCGATCCGCAGGAGATGAAACATTTCGTTTTCCGGGTCTGCCGCCGGGGCCTCTCGGTCGGCGCCGACGGGGTCATCCTGATCGAGCCGTCGACAAAGGCCGATTACAAATGGCACTACCTCAACGCCGACGGCGGGGAGGTGGAGATGTGCGGCAACGGCAGCCGCTGTGTTGCGCGGTTTGCTTATCTAAACAAAATCGCCTCGGCGAAACATACGATCGAAACCCTCGCCGGCATCGTCCAGGCCGAAGTGATCGGCGACCGTGTCCGCGTCCGGCTCCCCGATCCGACCGACCTGCGGCTGGATCTGAAGATTGAGATCGACGGAAAGAGCCATACCGGCCACTTCGCGAACACCGGCGTGCCGCATGTCGTCTACTTTGTGGAGGATGTGGATGCGGTCGATGTGATCGGCTTAGGTCGCGCAACCCGCCATCATTCTCTCTTCGCGCCGCGCGGCACCAATGCCAATTTCATCAGCGTGACCGACCGGCAGAATCTGAAGATCCGGACGTACGAACGGGGAGTGGAAGACGAGACCCTTGCCTGCGGGACCGGGGCGATTGCGGCCGCGCTTATCACGACCGCCCTCCAAAAAACAGCCCCCCCCGTTTCCCTCCTGACGCGAGGCGGAATCCGCTTGGGGGTCGATTTCACCCAGGAAGGCCGGACATTTAAAAACATCACCCTTGAAGGAGACGCGCGGATCGTCTACAAGGGAGAACTTTTGGAAGAAGCACTTTTATAAAGATTAAAACGAGGTATCCCATGTTTCACGGCTCCATCGTCGCCATTGTGACCCCTTTTAAAAAGGGGAAGGTCGATGAAAAAGCATTCGGCGAGTTGATCGATTTTCATCTCCGTTCGGGGACACACGGGATTGTCCCGTGCGGGACGACGGGGGAATCGGCCACCCTCTCCCACGAGGAACACAAACGGGTCGTGGAGCTGGCGGTGAAGATGGCCGGCGGGCGGATTCCAGTGATCGCCGGGACCGGATCGAACAGCACCGAAGAGGCGATCGCTTTCACCCGGCACGCCAAAGCGGCCGGCGCCGCCGGCGCTCTTCTGATCACCCCCTATTACAATAAGCCGACCCAGGAAGGGCTTTATCAACATTATAAAGCCGTTGCAAAGGCGGTCGATCTCCCCTTGGTCCTCTACAACATTCCTGGACGAACCGGAGTCAACATGCTTCCGGCGACCGTGGCCCGGCTGATGGAATTCGACAACATCATCGGGATGAAAGAGGGAACCGGCTCGCTCCAACAGATCAGCGACCTCGTCCAGCTCTGCGGCGAACGGCTCGTGATCCTCTCGGGGGATGATTTCACCGCGCTGCCGACGATGGCGGTCGGCGGCAAGGGGGTCATCTCCGTCACGGCCAACATCGCCCCCGCCGACATGGCCCAGATGATCGAAGCCGCCGCGCGGGGCGATTACGGCCGGGCGAAAAAGCTGCACGACCAGCTCTACCCGCTGCATCAGGTGATGTTTGTCGAAACAAACCCGATCCCCGTCAAAGCCGCCCTGGCCTTGATGGGAAAATGCGCCGACGAGGTCCGTCTTCCCCTCTGGCACATGTCGGACGAAAACCTCAAGAAACTGAAAGCGGCGCTGAAGCGGTACGGACTTCTTAAGAAGATGTGAACCTTGTCCCCTACAATAAGGAGGGAGATGAAACTCATCATTTCGGGTGCGGCGGGTCGAATGGGTCGGGCCATTCTCGATAGTCTTTATCACGAAGAAGATCTGGAACTCGGCGCGGCGCTGGAAAAGAAAGGCCACCCGGCGATCGGGAGAGATGCAGGGGAGCTGATCGGCGTCGGGAAATGGAAGGTTTCCCTCACCGATCAGATCAAGAAGGCGATTCCGGCGGGAGAGGCGGTCATCGACTTCACCTCGCCCCAAAACACATTGGCCATCCTACAAGAAGCGATGTCCAAGGGAAAACCGATGGTGATCGGGACAACCGGTTTCTTGAATGACGAAGAGAAAAAAATCGCAAAGGCCGCCGAAAAGATCGCAATCGTCCTCTCTCCGAATATGAGCGTCGGCGTCAATCTTCTCTTTAAACTGCTCGCGGAAGCGGCGGAAGCGCTGGGCGAGGCGTACGACATCGAGATCGTCGAAATGCATCACCGGCAGAAAAGAGACGCCCCGAGCGGAACCGCCCTTCGGATGGGAGACGTATTGGCCCGCGCGCGGAAAAGCCCCCTCTCTCAGGTCGGCCGCTTCTCCCGGCAGGGGAACATCGGCCCGCGTCCCAGCGGCGAGATCGGCATCCAAACGTTGCGCGGCGGAGATGTGGTCGGAGACCATACCGTCATTTTCGCCGGCCCCGGCGAGCGGATCGAGATGACCCATCGGGCCCACAGCCGAAATAATTTCGCGAGGGGCGCGCTGCTGGCCGCCCGCTGGGTGGCCCAACAACCCCCCGGGCTTTACGACATGATGGACGTTTTGAATCTGAAAAATAAAAGGGTGTAGGGTGTAGCGTATAGGGTGTAGGGAAAATAAAACCGCCTCTCGTCCCTAACTACACCCTGCACCCTACCCCCTACACCCTTTGTCTTTAGAAGGAGACCTCGTGAAGCAGATAGAAGTTCAGATGGCAGAGCGGATCAAACATCTCCCCCCATACCTCTTTGCGGCAATCGACAAGATGAAACAAGAGGCGATCCGCCAGGGGAAAGATATCATCAACCTCGGGATCGGCGACCCGGATTTACCGACCCCCGCCCCGATCATCCATCGCCTTCAAAAGGCGGCGGAGGACCCGCGGAACCACCAATACCCCTCTTATGAAGGAATGCTCCCCTTCCGCAAGGCCGTTTCCAACTGGTACAAGCGGCGTTTTAATGTCACCCTCGATCCCGAGAGCGAAGTGTTGACCCTGATCGGATCGAAGGAAGGGATCGGCCATTTCCCGCTCGCCTTCATCAACCCGGGCGATGTCGCCCTGATGACGAGCCCCGGCTATCCGGTCTATCATGCCGGAACCTTATTTGCCGGCGGGAAGTCTTATTTTATCCCGTTGAAAGCCGAACGGGGATTTCTCCCCGACCTGGCCTCCATTCCAACCGAGGTGGCCAAGGCGGCCAAGATTCTCTTCATCAACTCGCCGAATAACCCCACCGCCGCGACCGCCGATCGGGGGTTCTTCAGCGCCGTCGTCGAGTTTGCCAAGCGCTACAACATCATCGTCGCCCACGACGCCGCCTACTCCGAAATGTTCTACGACGGAAATCGCCCCCCCAGCTTCCTGGAGGTCGAAGGGGCCAAGGAGGTCGGGGTGGAATTCCACTCCCTCTCCAAGACCTACAACATGACCGGTTGGCGGATCGGGTTCGTCGTCGGAAACCGGGACGTTCTAGCCGGGCTGGGAAAGATCAAGAGCAACCTCGATTCCGGCGTCTTCCAGGCGGTTCAAGAAGCGGGAATTGCCGCGTTGGAGATGGAAGATGGCGTCGTGGAAACGATTCGGAAGATCTACCAGGAACGGCGGGACACCCTGATCCCGGGCCTTCAGAAACTCGGCTTTAAAGTAACCCCGCCCCCCGCCAGCTTCTACGTCTGGATTCCGACCCCCGCGGGGGTCGCCTCCGCCGATTTCACCGCCCTTCTTTTGTCGAAGACGGCGATCGTCACGACCCCCGGCAAGGGATTCGGCGATGCCGGAGAAGGTTATATCCGGATGACCCTCACCGTTGGGACGGAGCGGCTTGAAGAGGCGCTCGACCGAATGGAAAAATCGGGAATCCGTGGGTAAAAGGGAACCGGGGGCCAGGGGCCAGGGGTCAGGGAAAAAGAAACCCATTTTAAAACCGCTCCCCGACCTCCGACCTCTGACCCCCGCTTTTATCGGCATCGGTTCGAACCTCGGCGATCGGCTCGCCTCCTGTCGCGAGGCGGTCCGCCGGCTTGGATCAACGCCGGGCATCCGGATTAAGAAGATCTCCTCCCTTTACGAGACAGACCCGGTCGACTACCTCGAACAAGATCGATTTTACAATGCCGTCGTTGCGGTCGAGACCTCCCTTTCCCCGGACGCTCTCTTGAAGGAGTGCCAGGAGATCGAACGGCAATTAGGGAAAACAATTCTCATTCCCAAGGGACCCCGTACGATCGATCTCGACCTTCTTTTCTATCACGATCAGATCTTGAATGCGCCCGGACTTCAGATCCCTCACCCGGCCATTTCGAATCGCGCTTTTGTCCTGGTCCCCTTGACTGAAATCGCACCCGATTTCATCCACCCGGCACTTCATACCTCCGTCGCGGAGACCCTCC contains:
- the dapF gene encoding diaminopimelate epimerase; its protein translation is MKPIPFWKISGSGNDFIVIDHRTPLIDPQEMKHFVFRVCRRGLSVGADGVILIEPSTKADYKWHYLNADGGEVEMCGNGSRCVARFAYLNKIASAKHTIETLAGIVQAEVIGDRVRVRLPDPTDLRLDLKIEIDGKSHTGHFANTGVPHVVYFVEDVDAVDVIGLGRATRHHSLFAPRGTNANFISVTDRQNLKIRTYERGVEDETLACGTGAIAAALITTALQKTAPPVSLLTRGGIRLGVDFTQEGRTFKNITLEGDARIVYKGELLEEALL
- the dapA gene encoding 4-hydroxy-tetrahydrodipicolinate synthase; the protein is MFHGSIVAIVTPFKKGKVDEKAFGELIDFHLRSGTHGIVPCGTTGESATLSHEEHKRVVELAVKMAGGRIPVIAGTGSNSTEEAIAFTRHAKAAGAAGALLITPYYNKPTQEGLYQHYKAVAKAVDLPLVLYNIPGRTGVNMLPATVARLMEFDNIIGMKEGTGSLQQISDLVQLCGERLVILSGDDFTALPTMAVGGKGVISVTANIAPADMAQMIEAAARGDYGRAKKLHDQLYPLHQVMFVETNPIPVKAALALMGKCADEVRLPLWHMSDENLKKLKAALKRYGLLKKM
- the dapB gene encoding 4-hydroxy-tetrahydrodipicolinate reductase; translation: MKLIISGAAGRMGRAILDSLYHEEDLELGAALEKKGHPAIGRDAGELIGVGKWKVSLTDQIKKAIPAGEAVIDFTSPQNTLAILQEAMSKGKPMVIGTTGFLNDEEKKIAKAAEKIAIVLSPNMSVGVNLLFKLLAEAAEALGEAYDIEIVEMHHRQKRDAPSGTALRMGDVLARARKSPLSQVGRFSRQGNIGPRPSGEIGIQTLRGGDVVGDHTVIFAGPGERIEMTHRAHSRNNFARGALLAARWVAQQPPGLYDMMDVLNLKNKRV
- a CDS encoding LL-diaminopimelate aminotransferase — encoded protein: MKQIEVQMAERIKHLPPYLFAAIDKMKQEAIRQGKDIINLGIGDPDLPTPAPIIHRLQKAAEDPRNHQYPSYEGMLPFRKAVSNWYKRRFNVTLDPESEVLTLIGSKEGIGHFPLAFINPGDVALMTSPGYPVYHAGTLFAGGKSYFIPLKAERGFLPDLASIPTEVAKAAKILFINSPNNPTAATADRGFFSAVVEFAKRYNIIVAHDAAYSEMFYDGNRPPSFLEVEGAKEVGVEFHSLSKTYNMTGWRIGFVVGNRDVLAGLGKIKSNLDSGVFQAVQEAGIAALEMEDGVVETIRKIYQERRDTLIPGLQKLGFKVTPPPASFYVWIPTPAGVASADFTALLLSKTAIVTTPGKGFGDAGEGYIRMTLTVGTERLEEALDRMEKSGIRG
- the folK gene encoding 2-amino-4-hydroxy-6-hydroxymethyldihydropteridine diphosphokinase is translated as MGKREPGARGQGSGKKKPILKPLPDLRPLTPAFIGIGSNLGDRLASCREAVRRLGSTPGIRIKKISSLYETDPVDYLEQDRFYNAVVAVETSLSPDALLKECQEIERQLGKTILIPKGPRTIDLDLLFYHDQILNAPGLQIPHPAISNRAFVLVPLTEIAPDFIHPALHTSVAETLRRLNVETSRRDVSTKIERIAAPGWEKIPLVSNGPS